In the Magnetospira sp. QH-2 genome, one interval contains:
- a CDS encoding SIS domain-containing protein: MTFPDDSYADIASYFDAYADRLAHALKSIDRSKLDQAGQRLAAAYENGGRLYVCGNGGSAAIADSFVGDHAKLVQSDTHLKPRIISLSSNIPMLTAIANDLSYDDVFLYPLRSDARPGDLLLVISSSGNSENVVRAAQWARDNEIDVIAFTGFTGGRLAGIATHHLHVEADNYGVIEDSHQSLMHVLAQYIRMANMDPALIAERLF, translated from the coding sequence ATGACCTTTCCCGATGACTCCTATGCCGACATCGCTTCCTATTTCGACGCCTATGCGGACCGCCTGGCCCATGCCCTGAAGTCCATTGACCGGAGCAAACTGGATCAGGCGGGCCAGCGTCTGGCCGCCGCTTACGAAAACGGCGGACGCCTTTATGTTTGCGGCAATGGGGGCTCGGCGGCCATTGCCGATAGCTTTGTCGGCGACCACGCCAAGCTGGTGCAGTCCGATACCCACCTGAAGCCCCGGATCATTTCGTTGTCGTCTAACATTCCCATGTTGACCGCCATCGCCAATGACCTTTCCTACGATGACGTGTTCCTCTACCCATTGCGCTCCGATGCCCGGCCGGGGGATCTACTGCTGGTCATCAGTTCGTCGGGGAATTCCGAAAACGTCGTGCGCGCCGCCCAATGGGCACGGGACAATGAGATCGATGTCATTGCCTTCACTGGTTTTACCGGCGGACGACTGGCCGGAATCGCCACCCATCATTTGCATGTGGAGGCCGACAACTACGGTGTCATAGAGGATAGCCATCAATCCCTGATGCATGTGCTGGCCCAATACATCCGCATGGCCAACATGGACCCGGCGCTGATTGCCGAGCGGTTGTTCTGA
- a CDS encoding NAD-glutamate dehydrogenase — protein sequence MVLNPVKQKADLIEKAVTEANERLDSPLAENAATFMRQFYRRVMPEDMIGDPVDRLFGGALSLWLFGTKRQKGGHKVRVYNPSLEEHGWRAEQTVVEVVISDRPFLIDSISAALSKKGLAIHRLVHPLITLSRDDDGAVQAIMDGKSDDEDLNRESYIQVLVTKQSSGERLKEIQQSLDSVLRDVDAAVTDWRSMVDRMDAVLAELDEPPANLDAEVVSETRDFLNWLHHGNYTFLGYRFCSFVGAMGEQKIEVDGDSALGLLGKKEVLVFKQLVDGRPLPGEVRAFVHKPDIMMVTKANLRSTVHRDTHMDTICIKKYDAEGRVAGQHVFVGLFTASAYNRTPTDIPMIAKKVNRILDAAGLPRSSHDAKVMLNVLETFPRDELFQIGEQDLLEIAQGIMHLQQQPRVALFVRRDDFERFMSCLVYIPRDRYTTNLRKRIQKILESAFNAETSAYYIQVSDGALARLHIIMRTEPGIDLDYNVAEIEAEIIETARTWTDRLEQALVEARGEEIGLTLFQRYGEAFPSGYTDRFNVDAAVADVELVDSVLAAKTMDMNLYRPLGMSPDRVRLKIYHPNSAVPLSDVLPMLEHMGFKVMDEVPYEVRPGVIRGKGSDFVMIHDFGLQTRDGGNIDLGVVRENFEEAFQRVWAGDAESDGFNALILSAGLAWREVAMLRGLCKYLRQAAIPFSQAYMEQTLGRNAHLARQIVQLFLARFDPARAKMRDKTVGALHNDLMVSLEEVASADEDRILKRFINVVESTLRTNYFQTDGEGNPQPYISFKLDSQNVEELPLPRPWREIFVYSPRVEAVHLRGGPVARGGLRWSDRQEDFRTEILGLVKAQQVKNAVIVPVGSKGGFVVKRPPTEGGRQAFIEEGIACYKSFIAAMLEITDNLDGDSVVPPTDVVRHDGDDSYLVVAADKGTATFSDIANGVAIDHGFWLGDAFASGGSNGYDHKAMGITAKGGWESVKRHFREMGVDTQSQEFTVAGVGDMGGDVFGNGMLLSPHIKLVAAFNHLHIFIDPDPDAAKTFKERTRLFNDIKGWDAYDQKLLSKGGAIFQRSSKKLKLTPEIKKVLGISKDTVTPTELIRAILTAEIDLLWFGGIGTYIKSTTETHADAGDRANDAVRIDAPELRCKVIGEGANLGVTQRARIQFALRGGRLNTDSIDNSAGVDCSDHEVNIKILLDKVVSDGDMTPKQRTALLEKMTDEVGELVLRDNYLQSQALTIVASQGTDILDQQVRLMRMLERTGRLDRAVEFLPDDETLSEREAAGQGLTRPEISILMPYAKIWLFDQVMESDLPDDPALAEDLIRYFPTALRKKYRKVINEHRLRREIVATYVANAMINRVGGYFVTQIAEKTGLHAAEVARAYLITRDVFNLREVWAQIEALDNKVRAEVQTRMLLEVNRLVDRGTMWFLRQMKLPLDIGANVARFAPGVATLTDQLDQVLATRAAEDLAARKQGYLEAGLDEDLALRMAGLMVMVSGCDIVRLASDHDLSVEAVAKHYFAVGGRFKLGFMRAAAEELKSENHWQKLAVAALIEDLYGHQMALTSKVLSCPKRVDSEPDEAIANWVELHSDMVGRTEQMLSEMWAGDKPDFSMLAVSSRQLRALAEDSPEGSAC from the coding sequence ATGGTACTAAATCCGGTCAAGCAAAAAGCCGACCTGATCGAAAAAGCGGTTACCGAAGCCAACGAACGCCTCGATAGCCCTCTGGCCGAAAATGCCGCCACTTTCATGCGGCAATTCTACCGTCGCGTCATGCCCGAAGACATGATCGGCGACCCGGTGGACCGCCTGTTTGGCGGCGCTCTCTCTCTGTGGCTATTTGGTACCAAGCGGCAAAAAGGCGGGCACAAAGTTCGGGTCTATAATCCAAGCCTGGAAGAACACGGCTGGCGCGCCGAGCAGACCGTGGTCGAGGTCGTCATTTCCGACAGACCGTTTTTGATTGATTCCATTTCCGCCGCCCTATCGAAAAAAGGTCTGGCCATTCATCGGCTGGTGCATCCGTTGATCACCCTTAGCCGTGACGACGACGGCGCCGTGCAGGCCATCATGGATGGAAAGTCGGATGACGAGGATCTGAACCGGGAATCCTATATTCAGGTCCTGGTCACCAAACAGTCGTCGGGGGAACGCCTCAAAGAGATCCAGCAGAGCCTCGATTCGGTGCTGAGAGACGTGGACGCCGCCGTCACCGACTGGCGCAGCATGGTCGATCGCATGGATGCCGTGCTGGCCGAACTGGATGAACCTCCCGCCAACCTGGATGCGGAAGTGGTCAGCGAAACCCGCGACTTCCTCAACTGGCTGCATCACGGCAATTACACATTCCTGGGCTATCGCTTCTGCTCCTTCGTTGGCGCCATGGGCGAACAGAAGATCGAAGTGGACGGGGACTCCGCTCTGGGACTCCTGGGCAAAAAGGAAGTGCTGGTCTTCAAGCAACTCGTGGATGGCCGACCGTTGCCTGGCGAGGTGCGGGCCTTTGTCCATAAGCCCGATATCATGATGGTCACCAAGGCCAACCTTCGGTCCACGGTGCATCGCGACACCCATATGGACACCATCTGCATCAAGAAGTACGACGCCGAGGGACGGGTCGCCGGACAGCATGTATTCGTCGGCCTGTTTACCGCCTCCGCCTATAACCGCACCCCCACCGACATTCCGATGATCGCCAAGAAGGTCAATCGTATTCTCGATGCGGCGGGCCTGCCCCGGTCGAGTCATGACGCCAAGGTCATGCTCAATGTGTTGGAAACTTTCCCGCGCGACGAGCTGTTCCAGATCGGCGAACAGGATCTGTTGGAGATCGCCCAAGGCATCATGCACCTGCAACAGCAGCCTCGGGTGGCTTTGTTTGTGCGGCGGGACGACTTTGAACGGTTCATGTCCTGTTTGGTCTATATCCCGCGCGACCGCTACACCACCAATCTGCGCAAGCGTATTCAAAAGATATTGGAATCCGCCTTCAATGCCGAGACTTCGGCTTATTACATCCAGGTGTCCGACGGCGCCCTGGCACGGCTGCATATCATCATGCGCACGGAGCCGGGGATCGATCTGGATTACAATGTCGCCGAGATCGAAGCGGAAATCATCGAAACCGCGCGGACCTGGACCGACCGCCTGGAGCAGGCCTTGGTCGAGGCCCGGGGCGAGGAGATTGGCCTGACGTTGTTCCAACGGTACGGTGAAGCCTTCCCGTCGGGCTATACGGACCGCTTCAATGTGGACGCCGCCGTGGCCGACGTGGAACTGGTGGACAGCGTGCTGGCCGCCAAGACCATGGACATGAATCTTTATCGCCCCCTGGGCATGTCCCCGGATCGGGTGCGACTGAAGATCTATCACCCCAACAGCGCGGTTCCATTGTCCGATGTCCTGCCCATGCTTGAGCACATGGGCTTCAAGGTCATGGACGAAGTCCCTTATGAAGTGCGCCCCGGTGTCATTCGAGGCAAGGGCTCGGACTTCGTGATGATTCATGATTTCGGTTTACAGACCCGCGATGGCGGCAACATCGATTTGGGTGTGGTGCGCGAGAACTTCGAGGAAGCCTTCCAACGGGTTTGGGCCGGGGATGCCGAAAGCGATGGCTTCAACGCCTTGATCCTCAGCGCCGGATTGGCCTGGCGCGAAGTGGCGATGCTGCGCGGACTATGCAAATACCTGCGTCAGGCAGCCATTCCCTTTTCTCAAGCCTATATGGAACAGACCTTGGGCCGCAACGCCCATCTGGCCCGGCAGATCGTGCAACTGTTCCTGGCCCGCTTCGATCCGGCCCGCGCCAAGATGCGCGACAAGACCGTCGGTGCCCTGCACAACGACCTGATGGTCAGCCTGGAAGAAGTCGCCAGCGCCGACGAGGATCGCATCCTCAAGCGCTTTATCAATGTGGTGGAATCCACACTGCGCACCAACTACTTCCAGACCGACGGGGAAGGAAACCCGCAACCCTATATCTCCTTTAAACTGGATAGCCAGAACGTCGAGGAACTGCCCCTGCCGCGGCCCTGGCGCGAGATCTTCGTCTATAGTCCCCGGGTGGAAGCGGTCCATCTGCGCGGCGGTCCGGTGGCCCGTGGCGGACTTCGCTGGTCCGACCGACAGGAGGATTTCCGCACCGAGATCCTCGGCCTGGTCAAGGCTCAGCAGGTCAAGAACGCGGTTATCGTGCCGGTGGGCTCCAAGGGCGGTTTCGTGGTTAAAAGGCCGCCCACCGAGGGCGGGCGACAGGCCTTCATCGAAGAGGGCATCGCCTGCTACAAGTCGTTCATCGCCGCCATGTTGGAAATCACCGACAATCTGGATGGCGATTCGGTCGTCCCGCCGACAGATGTGGTCCGCCACGACGGCGACGATTCCTATCTGGTGGTCGCGGCGGATAAGGGCACCGCGACCTTCTCCGACATTGCCAATGGCGTGGCCATTGATCACGGCTTCTGGCTTGGGGATGCTTTCGCATCGGGCGGCAGCAACGGCTATGACCACAAGGCCATGGGCATCACCGCCAAGGGTGGCTGGGAATCGGTCAAGCGCCATTTCCGCGAGATGGGGGTGGATACCCAGTCGCAGGAATTCACCGTGGCCGGGGTCGGCGACATGGGCGGCGACGTGTTTGGCAACGGTATGCTTTTGTCACCGCATATCAAGCTGGTCGCGGCTTTCAACCACTTGCATATCTTCATCGATCCGGACCCGGACGCGGCCAAGACGTTCAAGGAACGCACGCGGCTGTTCAACGATATCAAGGGCTGGGACGCCTATGACCAGAAACTGTTGTCCAAGGGCGGCGCCATTTTCCAGCGATCTTCGAAGAAGCTCAAACTGACACCGGAAATCAAGAAAGTCCTGGGGATTTCCAAAGACACGGTGACCCCCACCGAATTGATCCGCGCCATTCTGACCGCCGAAATCGATCTGTTGTGGTTCGGCGGCATCGGGACCTATATCAAGTCCACCACCGAGACCCATGCGGACGCGGGCGACCGGGCCAACGACGCGGTGCGCATCGACGCCCCGGAACTGCGTTGCAAGGTGATCGGCGAAGGCGCCAACCTGGGCGTGACCCAGCGGGCCCGCATTCAATTCGCGCTGCGCGGAGGACGACTGAATACGGATTCCATCGATAACTCGGCCGGGGTGGATTGCTCTGACCACGAGGTCAATATCAAGATCCTTTTGGACAAGGTGGTGTCCGACGGCGACATGACGCCCAAGCAACGCACGGCCTTGTTGGAAAAGATGACCGACGAGGTGGGCGAGCTGGTGTTGCGCGACAACTATCTGCAATCCCAGGCCCTGACCATCGTGGCCAGTCAAGGCACCGATATCCTAGACCAGCAGGTCCGCCTGATGCGCATGCTGGAGCGCACCGGACGGCTCGACCGGGCTGTGGAGTTCCTGCCCGACGACGAGACCCTGAGCGAAAGGGAAGCCGCCGGACAGGGCCTGACCCGGCCGGAAATCTCCATCCTCATGCCCTATGCCAAAATCTGGCTGTTCGATCAGGTAATGGAGTCCGATCTGCCCGATGATCCGGCTCTGGCGGAGGACTTGATCCGCTACTTCCCCACCGCTCTGCGTAAAAAGTACCGCAAGGTGATCAACGAGCATCGGCTGCGCAGAGAGATCGTTGCCACCTATGTGGCCAATGCCATGATCAACCGGGTCGGCGGCTATTTCGTCACTCAGATCGCCGAGAAGACCGGCCTGCATGCCGCCGAAGTGGCCCGGGCCTATCTGATCACCCGCGATGTCTTCAACCTGCGCGAGGTTTGGGCGCAGATTGAGGCCCTGGACAACAAGGTGCGGGCCGAGGTGCAGACCCGCATGCTGTTGGAAGTCAACCGGCTGGTGGATCGGGGGACCATGTGGTTCCTGCGCCAGATGAAGCTGCCCTTGGACATTGGCGCCAATGTGGCCCGCTTCGCGCCCGGGGTCGCGACACTGACCGATCAATTGGACCAGGTTCTGGCCACCCGTGCCGCCGAAGATCTGGCGGCGCGCAAGCAAGGCTACCTGGAAGCGGGGCTGGACGAGGACCTGGCCCTGCGCATGGCCGGACTGATGGTCATGGTGTCCGGCTGTGACATCGTGCGGCTGGCCTCCGACCACGACCTGTCGGTGGAGGCCGTGGCCAAGCATTACTTCGCCGTCGGCGGACGGTTCAAGCTCGGCTTCATGCGCGCCGCGGCGGAAGAGCTGAAATCGGAAAACCACTGGCAGAAGCTGGCCGTGGCAGCCCTGATCGAAGACCTCTATGGCCACCAGATGGCGCTGACCTCGAAAGTGCTGTCCTGTCCCAAGCGGGTCGATAGCGAGCCGGACGAAGCCATCGCCAACTGGGTGGAGCTGCACAGCGACATGGTCGGACGCACCGAACAGATGCTGTCGGAAATGTGGGCGGGTGACAAACCGGACTTCTCCATGCTAGCGGTATCCAGCCGCCAGCTTCGTGCGTTGGCGGAGGATTCCCCGGAGGGATCCGCCTGCTGA
- a CDS encoding lysine--tRNA ligase encodes MTDDIRELAQKSNAWPFAEARQLAKRIGGSVPDKGYVLFETGYGPSGLPHIGTFGEVARTTMVRQAFEALTGLPTKLIAFSDDMDGLRKVPDNLPNKELLEPYLGKPLTQVPDPFGTHESFGHHNNARLRAFLDHFGFTYEFKSSTTAYQAGEFDETLLKMLANYDAVMKVILPTLGEERRATYSPFLPVCPRTGVVLQVPMLERDPEAGTIVYADPETGEKVETPVTGGHCKLQWKPDWAMRWAALQVDYEMSGKDLIDSVKLSSKICRILGGKPPEGFTYELFLDDRGEKISKSKGNGLAVEEWLAYAPPESLSLFMFQKPKTAKRLFFDVIPKNVDEYLTFVERFANLAPNKQIDNPAWHIHGGNPPHEEAHLSYNILLNLASVCHSEDPAVLWHYIARYAPSATPETAPMLNKLVSYAINYYRDFIKPNKQYRPATEAEKTALSELAGLLEQLPADAPAEDLQGQVYEVGKAHPDTFADLKSWFKALYQILLGQDQGPRMGSFIALYGKDETVALINRAVAGEDLGGA; translated from the coding sequence ATGACTGACGACATCCGCGAACTCGCCCAGAAATCCAACGCCTGGCCCTTTGCCGAGGCGCGCCAGTTGGCGAAACGGATCGGCGGGAGCGTGCCGGACAAAGGCTATGTGCTATTCGAGACCGGCTACGGACCCTCCGGCCTGCCCCATATCGGCACCTTCGGCGAGGTGGCGCGGACCACCATGGTGCGGCAGGCCTTCGAGGCCCTGACCGGGCTGCCCACCAAGCTGATCGCCTTTTCCGATGACATGGACGGCCTGCGCAAGGTCCCCGACAACCTCCCCAACAAAGAGCTGCTGGAGCCCTATCTGGGCAAACCGCTGACCCAGGTACCCGATCCATTCGGCACCCATGAAAGCTTCGGCCATCATAACAATGCCCGGCTGCGGGCCTTTCTCGACCACTTTGGTTTCACTTATGAATTCAAGAGTTCCACCACCGCCTATCAGGCCGGGGAATTCGATGAAACCCTGCTGAAGATGCTGGCCAACTACGATGCGGTGATGAAGGTCATCCTGCCGACCCTGGGGGAGGAACGCCGGGCCACCTATTCCCCCTTCCTGCCGGTCTGTCCGCGCACCGGCGTGGTGTTGCAGGTGCCCATGCTGGAGCGCGACCCCGAGGCCGGGACCATCGTTTATGCGGACCCGGAAACCGGCGAGAAGGTCGAGACCCCGGTCACCGGCGGCCATTGCAAGCTGCAATGGAAGCCCGACTGGGCCATGCGCTGGGCGGCCTTGCAGGTGGATTACGAAATGTCCGGCAAGGACCTGATCGATTCCGTCAAGCTGTCGTCGAAGATCTGTCGCATCCTCGGCGGCAAGCCCCCCGAAGGCTTCACCTACGAGCTGTTTCTCGACGATCGGGGCGAGAAGATTTCCAAATCCAAGGGCAATGGCCTGGCGGTGGAGGAGTGGCTGGCCTATGCGCCGCCGGAAAGCCTGTCGCTGTTCATGTTCCAAAAGCCCAAGACCGCGAAAAGGCTGTTCTTCGACGTCATTCCGAAAAACGTCGATGAGTACCTGACCTTCGTCGAGCGCTTCGCCAACCTGGCGCCCAACAAGCAAATCGACAACCCGGCCTGGCACATCCACGGTGGCAATCCGCCCCACGAAGAAGCGCATCTAAGCTACAACATCCTGCTCAATCTGGCCTCGGTCTGCCATTCCGAGGACCCGGCGGTGCTCTGGCACTATATCGCCCGCTACGCCCCCTCGGCGACCCCGGAAACGGCGCCCATGCTTAACAAACTGGTCAGCTACGCCATCAACTACTACCGGGATTTCATCAAGCCCAACAAGCAGTACCGCCCGGCTACCGAGGCCGAGAAAACGGCCCTGAGCGAGCTCGCCGGCTTGTTGGAACAACTCCCCGCCGATGCCCCGGCGGAAGACCTGCAAGGCCAGGTCTACGAGGTGGGCAAGGCCCATCCCGATACCTTCGCCGACCTGAAAAGCTGGTTCAAGGCGCTCTACCAGATCCTGCTCGGCCAGGATCAGGGTCCGCGCATGGGCTCGTTCATCGCGCTTTATGGCAAGGACGAGACCGTGGCGCTGATCAATCGCGCGGTGGCGGGAGAGGATCTGGGTGGGGCATGA